In one Vanacampus margaritifer isolate UIUO_Vmar chromosome 11, RoL_Vmar_1.0, whole genome shotgun sequence genomic region, the following are encoded:
- the gcc2 gene encoding GRIP and coiled-coil domain-containing protein 2 yields MEDPGGTVAESVASPPAGAPKSKLDTLSKDDLIKFTKKQMAAFQKMKSRCADLEKEVDALKEHSKNINISDDATLIQELTERMDTLLLEKAETQQSLALTRKELEHTKQLAKDDVTNLGHVIEEHKRTIDILKTSVEEANSKHQNEVAYFQKLLKEREVSDRELDSEREKENPTEEASGKCHPEEDTFSPEVHLQTLQAELEAIQERNSKEIAELQESHQNQLTEAQQEIENLKEELTQRTMQHEEELRSLEEDCEIERERLLLLQEELTEQLALKDSYLQDVQEEDEEPGRGSGIAKMLALSTCSQAESSHVDGELTQGGTLKAALEDIHAQNTMLQDELTLLSNVKSELEAELEKVKDEFQMEREEMDFKINELQMNRESDPTTTTTLNVANVGYETNESEDSKEPVQDRNSLEQDEQEKLRSQCEVLTRERDSALADFDHIKEILQNLETELGQKTNDFVLQYKAMKEQEEKTVKNLQCKTEQLSQEKEELSAKVREVTEERNILMETVGELKLKLESYSADEQKRQSSAEKQTALAQELNQSVEKLTRQNEEILSQLQIKENMTEDLNEMVNMLTEERDSTHSLLQLREQEMQDLKNKNAKDFESLLDEKQAAQLLKQETERELKMLKMEKENEMQVLNEEKDKMEASLKEEVNRIQEALSSSALTIEDISSENACLHQKLEETLTTLSQTQKEQELLGSKLATAEAQLEQQSSQKSHLEAKGNSLTEDDAIAGSELEARCEALKNTKEEMADLQVRLEELEKERTLLKSCLEEARAERRPEAMPNELRAVQLERDTLRANLEETLRDTAGLLKDLNDMKLLNEKMCAENQMLQAQVNLMSQEKEEKAQADIDALERERTEFKQELLDKDSQISQLRAETAALQDSSASEEKKSTDITQKIGELEKDNKEKDEMMIKIKAVAVKAKKELDTAKKEVATLKDEIASLKAEREKVNISMKDIIHSAEGYKNLQMDYDKQTEQLDKEREKVEAAERQIADLTKHLNSAVTQVDSISSEKEDLIAALETSRSTVKQIEAQMQELEKHSASLARDILAEKAIKDQKMKDLSRATKDADELKAQLSKQQQQSQHTAQELEQLRKEAQQNSLLDMEMADYERLVKELNAKLSEKDECSEELKAQITKLTEEEEMLKQEIETLKSQLDQGEEKTAKIKQLLVKSKKELSDAKKQENSLALLQASLRGELEANQQQLESTKIEVCDLTAERHRLQDQLRSALEQQQRTSSSLQQRINSLQQESDIAKAELVTTAEEFEGYKVRVHNVLKQQKSKLNGHGESDASRLEREQLLTQVDELRSRLGESQQTLQSSTAELQQLQTEHDALLERHNKILQENVSKEADLRERLLSVQSENVDLRSELAQAQADSSSQIEAQRQTHREQLRTLQDDHRATVETLQGQLTRVEEQLFNLQSQNSSVLVQASRKPLDTQRRTADQNQAALGPVSPGDPQSMAREECEGMETTENESTSPTSLLSLEHLLMSPDPKQEPFVWTVEPTKDELTHKLTTATRSLEHINSLLHETEATNAVLMEQINLLKSEVRRLERNQEREKSVANLEYLKNVLLQFIFLRSGSERQALLPVIHTMLQLSPDEKSKLAAIAQGDEEASGTRGSGWGSYLHSWSGIR; encoded by the exons ATGGAG GACCCTGGTGGCACAGTAGCTGAGTCTGTGGCTTCACCGCCAGCTGGTGCACCCAAGTCGAAG CTGGACACATTGTCCAAAGATGATCTTATTAAATTTACCAAAAAGCAGATGGCTGCTTTCCAAAAGATGAAGAGCAGATGTGCAG ATTTAGAGAAAGAAGTTGATGCCCTCAAagaacattccaaaaacatcaacatttcaGATGATGCCACATTAATACAG GAGCTGACGGAGCGGATGGATACATTATTACTGGAGAAGGCAGAAACCCAGCAAAGCCTCGCCCTGACTCGTAAAGAATTGGAGCACACAAAGCAGCTTGCCAAG GATGATGTCACAAACCTTGGACATGTCATAGAAGAGCACAAAAGAACAATTGACATTTTAAAGACAAGCGTTGAGGAAGCCAACAGTAAACACCAAAATGAAGTCGCATATTTTCAGAAATTGTTGAAGGAGCGAGAAGTCAGTGATAGGGAGTTAGACagtgaaagagagaaagagaaccCAACTGAGGAAGCCAGCGGGAAATGTCATCCAGAAGAGGACACATTTTCCCCGGAAGTTCATCTCCAAACTCTTCAAGCTGAACTGGAAGCAATCCAAGAAAGAAACTCCAAAGAGATCGCAGAGCTGCAAGAGAGTCATCAGAATCAGCTGACTGAAGCCCAGCAGGAGATCGAGAACCTGAAAGAGGAGTTGACTCAGAGGACTATGCAGCATGAGGAGGAGCTGAGATCTTTGGAGGAGGACTGTGAGATTGAGAGGGAGCGTCTTCTGTTGCTCCAGGAAGAGCTAACGGAGCAGCTGGCCCTCAAAG ATAGCTACCTCCAGGATGTccaagaagaagatgaagaaccTGGTCGAGGTTCAGGGATCGCCAAGATGCTGGCACTGTCGACATGCAGCCAGGCTGAATCCAGCCATGTTGATGGCGAGCTTACACAAGGTGGAACACTGAAAGCGGCCCTGGAAGACATTCACGCTCAGAACACAATGTTACAAGATGAACTCACCCTGCTCAGTAATGTGAAGAGCGAGCTGGAGGCAGAGCTGGAAAAAGTCAAGGATGAGTTCCAGATGGAGAGAGAGGAGATGGACTTCAAAATCAATGAGCTGCAGATGAATCGGGAAAGtgacccaacaacaacaacaaccctaaATGTCGCTAATGTTGGGTATGAGACAAACGAGTCAGAGGATTCCAAGGAGCCAGTCCAAGACCGAAATTCACTGGAACAAGATGAGCAAGAGAAGCTCAGGTCCCAGTGTGAGGTCTTGACCCGAGAGAGGGACTCTGCTTTGGCTGACTTCGACCACATTAAGGAAATACTCCAAAACCTGGAAACAGAACTCGGTCAGAAGACAAACGATTTTGTTCTCCAGTACAAAGCCATGAAGGAACAAGAGGAAAAGACTGTAAAGAATCTCCAATGCAAGACAGAGCAACTCAGCCAAGAGAAGGAAGAATTGTCAGCAAAAGTCCGAGAAGTTACAGAAGAGAGAAATATTCTGATGGAGACTGTGGGAGAACTAAAGCTCAAGCTTGAGAGTTACTCTGCTGATGAGCAGAAACGACAGTCCTCTGCAGAGAAACAAACAGCCTTAGCGCAGGAGCTCAATCAATCTGTGGAAAAGCTTACCAGGCAGAATGAAGAGATCCTCTCTCAActtcaaataaaagaaaacatgactGAAGACCTAAATGAGATGGTGAATATGCTGACTGAAGAGCGAGACAGTACGCATTCCCTGCTTCAGCTCCGAGAGCAGGAGATGCAGGacctcaaaaataaaaatgccaaaGACTTTGAGAGCCTGCTGGATGAGAAGCAGGCGGCACAACTACTGAAACAAGAGACTGAAAGAgagttgaaaatgttgaaaatggagAAAGAGAATGAAATGCAGGTTTTAAATGAGGAGAAGGACAAAATGGAGGCAAGCCTGAAAGAGGAAGTGAACAGAATCCAGGAGGCTTTATCGTCTTCAGCACTGACTATTGAAGACATCTCCTCAGAAAATGCTTGCCTCCATCAAAAACTGGAAGAGACTTTAACTACACTTTCCCAAACCCAGAAAGAGCAAGAACTTTTGGGCTCCAAGTTGGCCACCGCAGAGGCTCAATTGGAGCAGCAGTCTTCCCAAAAAAGCCACCTTGAAGCCAAGGGGAATTCTCTGACAGAAGACGACGCAATCGCTGGGAGTGAACTTGAAGCTCGGTGTGAAGCACTAAAAAACACAAAGGAAGAAATGGCAGACCTCCAAGTACGCTTAGAAGAGTTGGAAAAAGAGAGAACCCTGTTGAAGAGCTGTCTTGAAGAGGCTCGAGCAGAACGACGTCCTGAGGCGATGCCAAACGAGCTCCGGGCTGTGCAGCTGGAGAGGGACACGCTGAGAGCCAACCTGGAGGAGACGTTGAGGGATACCGCAGGGCTGCTGAAGGACTTGAACGATATGAAGTTACTCAATGAGAAGATGTGCGCTGAGAATCAGATGTTACAAGCACAAGTAAATCTGATGTCCCAAGAGAAGGAAGAGAAGGCGCAGGCTGACATTGACGCTTTAGAGCGAGAACGTACGGAATTCAAACAAGAGCTGTTGGACAAGGACTCACAAATATCACAGTTAAGGGCTGAGACGGCTGCACTGCAG GATTCGTCTGCTTCTGAAGAAAAGAAATCCACGGATATTACACAGAAAATAG GTGAATTGGAGAAGGACAACAAAGAGAAGGATGAGATGATGATCAAAATCAAGGCAGTGGCTGTCAAAGCAAAGAAGGAGCTGGACACAGCTAAAAAAGAG gTTGCAACCCTTAAAGACGAAATAGCATCTCTAAAAGCCGAGCGAGAGAAAGTGAATATCTCGATGAAGGACATTATCCATAGTGCTGAAGGCTACAAG aacCTGCAGATGGATTACGACAAACAGACGGAGCAACtggataaagagagagagaaggtgGAGGCAGCGGAGAGACAGATCGCTGACCTGACCAAACACCTCAACAGTGCTGTCACGCAG gtGGATTCGATCAGCAGTGAGAAGGAGGACCTTATTGCCGCTCTGGAGACCTCCAGGAGCACGGTGAAGCAGATTGAAGCTCAGATGCAAGAGCTGGAAAAGCATTCAGCCAGTCTAGCAAGAGATATTTTAGCGGAGAAGGCAATAAAAGACCAAAAGATGAAG gATCTGTCAAGGGCCACAAAGGATGCGGATGAGCTAAAAGCCCAGCTCagcaaacagcagcagcagtcgcAGCACACTGCCCAGGAGCTGGAGCAGCTACGCAAG GAGGCGCAGCAGAACTCTCTGTTGGACATGGAGATGGCCGACTATGAACGTCTGGTCAAAGAACTCAACGCCAAACTCTCTGAAAAAGATGAGTGTTCTGAGGAGTTAAAGGCTCAAATAACCAAACTGACTGAGGAGGAGGAAATGCTCAAACAAGAAATTG AAACTTTGAAATCCCAGTTGGACCAAGGGGAAGAGAAAACCGCCAAAATCAAACAGTTGCTGGTGAAATCTAAAAAAGAGTTGTCTGATGCCAAAAAGCAG GAAAACTCCCTGGCACTGTTGCAGGCCTCGTTAAGAGGAGAGCTAGAGGCTAACCAGCAACAGTTAGAAAGCACCAAA atTGAGGTTTGTGACCTGACAGCTGAGCGCCATCGTCTGCAGGACCAACTCAGGTCTGCATTGGAGCAACAGCAAAGGACCAGCAGCTCTCTGCAGCAAAGAATTAACAGCCTGCAGCAGGAGAGTGATATTGCTAAG GCTGAACTTGTGACAACTGCTGAGGAGTTTGAGGGTTACAAGGTTCGAGTACATAATGTGCTAAAACAGCAAAAGAGCAAGCTCAATGGGCATGGTGAAAGCGATGCCAGCAGGCtagaaag AGAGCAGTTGTTGACTCAGGTGGACGAGTTGAGGTCCAGACTTGGAGAGAGCCAGCAGACTCTCCAGAGCAGCACGGCAGAGCTGCAGCAGCTCCAGACTGAGCATGACGCTCTGTTAGAGCGACACAACAAAATCCTGCAGGAAAATGTGAGCAAGGAGGCCGACCTCCGAGAGAG ACTGCTGTCGGTGCAGTCCGAGAACGTGGATCTGCGGTCAGAGTTGGCTCAGGCTCAAGCTGACTCATCTTCGCAGATAGAGGCCCAGCGACAGACGCACAGGGAGCAGCTGAGGACGCTGCAGGACGACCACCGCGCCACAGTTGAGACGCTGCAGGGACAGCTGACTCGTGTTGAGGAGCAGCTCTTTAACCTGCAGAGTCAAAACA GCTCCGTGTTGGTCCAAGCCAGTCGGAAGCCTCTTGATACTCAGCGCAGAACTGCAGACCAGAATCAGGCTGCGCTGGGACCAGTTTCCCCAGGTGACCCCCAGTCTATGGCCAGGGAAGAGTGTGAGGGCATGGAGACCACAGAGAATGAAAGCACCTCCCCTACATCACTACTTTCTCTGGAGCACCTTCTCATGTCACCGGACCCCAAGCAAG AGCCTTTCGTGTGGACTGTCGAACCCACGAAAGACGAACTTACACACAAGCTGACCACAGCCACACGCAGTCTGGAGCACATAAACAGCCTCCTGCATGAAACTGAGGCTACCAATGCTGTCCTCATGGAGCAGATCAAT CTGTTGAAGAGTGAAGTACGTCGGTTGGAGCGTAACCAGGAACGGGAGAAGAGTGTGGCTAACCTGGAGTATCTAAAGAACGTTTTGCTGCAGTTCATCTTCCTGCGGTCTGGAAGCGAGAGGCAGGCACTGCTACCTGTCATTCACACCATGTTACAGCTCAGCCCAGATGAGAAAAGTAAACTGGCTGCCATTGCACAAG GCGATGAGGAGGCATCAGGGACTCGGGGCTCAGGCTGGGGATCTTATCTCCACAGCTGGTCTGGGATCAGATAG
- the tmem223 gene encoding transmembrane protein 223, with protein sequence MSLLRICGALRPLWSITIKQKDALLRSKFPVSGKSIRLAHVCFAGPGRRVFAHRGLYTEPPRDITLFQHDRTVFFRLISVFCGGQFVFWSYMAHFAYTGLKDTGPTREQEKRKTPTSTALAGMWSFEMNLGSNTWRYGFTLGCATIGACILGLGILFCRRSVSQVVLFRGGKMVSVTTQSPLGMGHGQRITVPLSQVACHAHRHESPSYIPLKIKGHKLYFLLDKAGTINNAKLFDVTVGAYRPL encoded by the coding sequence ATGAGTTTGCTTCGCATTTGCGGCGCACTACGTCCACTCTGGTCGATCACTATCAAGCAAAAAGACGCGTTACTGCGGTCAAAGTTTCCAGTGAGCGGAAAGTCTATCCGGCTTGCCCATGTGTGTTTTGCTGGACCGGGGAGACGTGTTTTCGCACACCGCGGCCTCTACACCGAGCCCCCCAGAGACATCACCCTGTTCCAACACGACCGAACGGTCTTTTTCCGCCTCATATCTGTCTTCTGCGGGGGGCAGTTTGTCTTCTGGTCGTACATGGCTCACTTCGCCTACACCGGCCTCAAAGACACCGGACCCACTCGGGAGcaggagaaaagaaaaactccCACCAGCACTGCTTTGGCTGGGATGTGGAGTTTTGAAATGAACCTGGGGTCCAACACCTGGAGGTACGGCTTCACGCTGGGATGTGCGACAATAGGAGCATGCATACTGGGACTGGGAATTCTGTTTTGTAGGCGCTCTGTCAGTCAGGTGGTTTTATTCCGAGGTGGGAAGATGGTGTCAGTTACCACACAGTCACCTCTGGGGATGGGCCACGGCCAAAGAATAACGGTTCCGTTGTCCCAGGTCGCCTGTCACGCCCACAGACACGAGTCCCCCTCATACATTCCCCTCAAAATCAAGGGACATAAGTTGTACTTTCTATTGGACAAAGCGGGCACTATAAACAATGCAAAACTTTTTGATGTAACTGTTGGGGCATACCGTCCTCTATAA